The genomic stretch GGCGCATGTCGTTGTTGAACATGCGCAACAGGTCCTTGAGATAGCGGGTGCCGGCCTGGATGTTTTCCCAGGGATCCATCAGGTTCATGGCGCCATAGCGGGCCGCCGTGGCCGGCATGAGCTGCATCAGGCCGCGCGCGCCCTTGGGGGAGATGGCATTGGCGTTGTAGCCAGATTCGGCGCTGATCACGGCATGCACCAGGGCCTTGTCCACCTGATAGGTGCGGCTGGCATCCTCGATCATCTGTTCGTACTGGGCGCGGCGGGCAAGGCTCGGGAGGCGGTAGCCGCCAGATGGGCTTTTCACGCCGGGTTGCGGATGGGTCTTGGGGGTACGCAGGTAGAGCTTGTACTGGCCGTTCTGCCGGACATTGCTGATATGCAGCACGCCGTCTTCATCGGTATAGGTATAGATATCGGCCTGGGCCGGCTGGATGGTGGTACAGCAGAGCAATGCGGCGAAGCTCAGGGCGGATGTAAACAGGTGCCGGTTTTTCATGCGTTGTTCGGACTTCCTGGTGGGCAGTGATCGCTGCATCGAACGGTGCTGCAAGATCTCTGCCAGCATTGATGTTGGGCAACAATGATGAGGATGTGACAAAAAATGTCAAGCCCATCATTCCTGGTGGGGACTTGTGACAAGAACCGTCAGTGCAGAGCTACTTGACCACGCGCAGCCCGGGGCGGCGCGGCGGGGGCGTTCCCGCTTCATCCTCGGAGGCCGGGGGCGGCGTATCTGTGGGGGGGGTGAGATCGAAGACCAGGCCTTCCTGCGTCTCGGCGGCAAAGATCGCCGCGACCGCGGCAACCGGTACCTCGACTTTCATGGGGCGGCCGCCGAAACGGGCCATGAAGCTAATCCAGTCATTCGTCATGACCAGGCCGTGAGTGGCGCGTGGTGCGATGTTCAGGGTGATCCGGCCCTCCTGGGAGTAGCCGGTCGGGATCTGGATGCCGGGATAGGCCACCGAGGCAACCAGATGCGGGGTGTGGTTCTCTTCAAGGCACCATTCGTAAATGGCGCGCAACAGGTAGGGTTTGGCGCTAGGCGGCAGCATGCATTCTCCTCAGGCTTGCCAAAGGATACTGCATCCTGCCGGATTTTTCAGCATCTCCTGGGGCATGTGCAGGCGGCTTAGCCTTCGATGCCGGCCCAGCCCGCGGTCTCCAGGGACTGGCGCAGGCAGCGCAGGGCGCGCACCTGCAGTTGCCGCACGGCCTCGCGGCTGGTGCCCACTTCGGTGGCCACTTCTTCCAGGGTCATGGGCTCGCCGCTCAGCAGACCGAAACGCAGCACGATGACTTCCCGCTGCTTACTGCTCAGGTCTTTCAGGCACTTGCGGATGGTCTTGCGGACCCGCTCCTCATCCAGGGCGCCTTCCGGTGCCAGGGTATCGGCAACCAAGTTGTCCAGAAAGGAATGCTCATTGTTTTCACCCTGGGGGGCGTCCAGCGAAAAGACCTGGATGTCGGCCGCCGCATCAAGCGCATCCTGCTTTGGGCTGGTGCTGGTGCTGGTGCTGGTGCTGGTGCTGGTCGCACGCGCTTCCTGTTCCCGGCGTTCTTCCGCCTGCTTGCGGGCGTGCAGGGACTTGGCCAGATAGTCCGGCAGACGAATGATGCGGGAGCGGATCAGTGAGCGCTGCATGCCTTCCCGGATCCAGAAGGTGGCGTAGCTCGACAGGCGGGTTCCCATGTCCGGGCAGAAGCGGTCGACGCCACGGATCAGGCCGATGTTGCCTTCCTGAATGAGATCGTTGATCGGCAGCCCCTTGTTGCTGTAGCCCCGGGCAATGCCGATCACCAGAGGGAGGTGGCTTTCGACCAGCTGCTTGCGGGCTTCCTCGTCGCCTTCGCGGGCGCGCGCCACCAGGCTCTGTTCTTCTTCCCAGCTCAGGAAGGTCGTGCGTTTTCCGCTGAGGTAGCTGGCGGGGATGCGCGTGTGGTCCTTCTCTTCTTCCTCTTGCTTGGCTTCAGGTTCGGCGCTGTGACCCGTGTAGCTGAGGGGGAAATCGTGGAAGGAATCGTTGGCGTAATCCGACAAAAGCATGCTATCCATGGCGCGGTCCTGATGGTTGGCTATCAGCAAGTTTCGAAGTCATGCCCGCAAGGGCTGCATGGCTTCACGGTGCAACTCTCTACACTTAGCTAATAGCAATTTGCGCACCAGGTGCTGTGATGCAGGAGATATAAGGGGATTGGCGAGGGAATGGTGTAGATGGGTGACAAAAAGTGTCAGTGCGGCGTGTCAAAAAACCGTTGTCTGTCTTGGTTTTGTCGGGCTGGTTTGGTGAAGATCTAGGCTGATAGTGACAGGTGATTGACGCTGCAGGCGTGGTCCAACTGTGTATGTCCCTTTGGCCTTAGATAGTGTCAAGTTAATGACGCATTCGTTCAGGTTTGGTCGGGGCCGGGCTGTGGTCGGAGCTGCTCGGGCCCCAGGTCTGCCAGCCAGCCATTCACCGCTTCAACCAGTATGGCACTGGCCTGATCCAGTGCAATCACGCCGCCCCGGGCGTCGGCGCTGGGGGCCTGCACTTCCTGCTCGAATACCTGCTGGGCCACCACCCGCTGACTTGCCAGCTCCACCAGGGTCAGGCGCGCCCGTACATGGCCGAAGCTGGTGTCGGGGCTCTGGAACACCTGGCTGAAGTCTTCCAGGGTCACTCTCAGGGCATAGTCCACCCGGGCGCCATCCTCGGGACCAAGCACGGCCTTGAACAATCCGCTCGCGGCGAGATAGGCATGCAGACGCTGGGTCAGCAGTTCGGCGGCAGGTCCTACCCAGCGGCTTCTGGCATAGGGTTGCAGGACGCGGCCATCCCGGTAGGCCAGGCGGTAGTAGAGCGAGGGATTCTGGAACCAGCTCGGGGCCTCGGCGGTGGAGACCAGCAGGACCACAGGAAAACGCTTCTGGCCGGTCGGCCGGGCGGATGGCTGCAGGCCGCTCAGCGAGTATTCACGCACCATCGTCGCCTCTGCGGGCGGCCGGATGGAGGTGCAACCCTGGATCAGGCACGTCGTGGCGAGCAGCGCGGTCAACAGCGGATATCTCATGGGGTGGCTTCCTTGGGCGCTGGGGGGACGAAGCCATTTTCGCCGGGCCCGGGGGCGGCTGGCCGGCGACCGAAGATCAGGCTCTGTGGGCGTTGCTGTAGATCGTTGACGAATCGATCGAGGCTTTCGCTGGTGCGCGTCAGCGAGTTCATCAGGGTATGCAGCTCGGGCAGGGTGGTGTTGCTGATGTGTTGTCCGATCTGCTTTCCGGTCTGCCCAAGGCTGGAGAAGGACTGGCTGGCTTCGCCGATCTGCTCGACCTGCGCCTGGGCGGAGCGGGTCAGCGCCCGCATGTCCTGCACCAGTTGTCGGGTTTCGCTGACGGTGCGTTCCGAGCTGTCGATCAGTTGCGGCAGTTCCTGCAGGCTGGGATTCAGGGCTGCCTGCATGTCTGACACATCCTGGGTGATGGTCTCGATATTGGCCAGGATATTGTTGATGTGGGCCTGGTTTTCGGGGCCGCCGAGCTGGTTCATCTTGTCGACCAGCTGGTTCAGTCGTACCAGAAGCGTCTGGCCCAGGGAGCCGAACTCCGCCAGGAAGGATTGCCTCATCGGGATCTCGGCCGGAGTGTTCCCGTTCGTGGCGAGCAGCTTTCCACCCGGCCCGGATTCCGCCAGTTCCACATAGGAAAGGCCGGTGACGCCCTGGAAATTCAGCTGGGCGAAGGTCTTGGTGGTGATAGGGGCGTCCGGGTCCACCGCAATGCGGATGCGGATGAGTCCGGGGCGCCGGGAAGCAAAGCCGATTTCATCGACGATGCCGATCTGCACGCCCCGGTACTTTACCGGGGCCTGCACGCTCAGTCCGGTCACCGCATAGGGTGTCAGTATGTCATAGGGGACACGTTGCGGCCCGCGCTGGGAGATCCAGTAGGCGGCCAGCGCCAGGATGATGCCGAGCAGCAGGATGAAAACTCCGGCGATCAGCGCATGTGCGCGATTTTCCATTTAGCTGTCCTTCTGCTGGTGAGGGTGCGCAAGACAGTTCAGGACCCGGTCACCGCGTTTGCCATGAAAGAATTCCCGGATGAAGGGGTGTTTCACCCGGGCCACCGCATCCAGGGTGTCCACCGCGAGAAAGTGCTTGTCGGCAAGCACCGCAACCCGGTCACAGGCCGTCGCCAGGGAATCCAGATCGTGCGTGATCATGACTACCGTCAGCCCAAGCGCGTTTTTCAGATCCATGATGAGCTGGTCAAAGTCGTTCGCGGCAACCGGGTCCAGCCCGGAGGTCGGCTCGTCCAGGAACAACAGTTCGGCCTCCATTACCAAGGCGCGTGCCAGTGCAACACGCTTGATCATCCCGCCGCTGAGTTCCGAGGGCATCTTGCAGGCGTCACTGGGTTGGAGTCCGACCAGGCCGAGCTTGAGCATCACCAGATCGCGGATGCTGGTTTCGTCCAGGGCCTTGATCTCCCGCAGGGGAAAGGCGACGTTCTCGAACACGGTAAAGGCACTGAACAGCGCACCCTGCTGGAACAGCACGCCCCAGCGGCGCCCCAGGCAGCGCTGGCTACCGGCGCCCGGGGAGCCGAGCTGCTCGCCAAGGATGCAGATCTCGCCGCGCGCGGGCTGCATCAGACCCAGCAATTCGCGCAGGAAGGTGGTCTTGCCGCTGCCACTGCCGCCAACAATGCCAAGTATCTCCCCGCGCTGCACCGTCAGGTCAAGATCCTGATGGATGACCCGCTTGCCAAAGCAGGTCCACAGCCCCCTGACTTTCACGGCAACTGGCGAGGAGGACATCAGCTTAACCCGACATCGGCCAGCAGATAGGCCAATACCGCATCGATGAGGATCACCAGGGTGATGGCAGTGACCACGGCGTTGGTGGTCTCGCGGCTCAGGCTTTCGGTGTTGGGTTTGACGCGTAGGCCATAAAAGCTGGATACCAGCGCGATGATGATGCCAAACAGCATGCCTTTGCCCACCCCGATCCAGAGATTGATAGTTGGCACGGCATTGGGAAACAGGGAAAGGAAGGCATTGTAACTGATGCCGAGCTGGGTCTTGGATACGACCATGCCGCCCAGCAGGGCAATGATGTCGGCCCAGAGCACCAGCAGGGGCAGGGCAATGGCCAGGGCAACAACCTTGGGGATGACCAGGCGGCGCAGGGGCGAGACGCCAAAGGTCTGCAGGGCGTCGATTTCCTGGGTGACGCGCATGACCCCAAGCTGGGCGGTGAAGGCCGAACCGCTGCGACCGGCAATGATCACGGCCGCCATCATGGGCCCCAGTTCCCGCAGGATGCTCAGGCCGAGCAGATTGACGATGAAGACATTGGCGCCATAGGCAGCCAGGGTCAGGGCGGACTGATAGCTGATCACCACGCCGATGGACAGCCCGACGAGACCGATGATGCCGAGTGCCTGGGGACCGCTCTTGTAGAGCGTGGCGGAGCTTTCGCGCCAGGGGATGCGGCTGGGGTGGCGCAGCAGGTCCAGCAGGGTCAGGACGATCTCGCCTAAAAATGTCAATGCTTCCAGGATGAGGCGGCCCAGCCGGAGGCCATGCATGCCGACATTTTCCAACGGCGTGCGCCAGCTTGCTTGTCGGGCTGGAAAGGGAGAGACCTTCGGCAGGGCCTCAAGTCGCTCAAAGAGGGTGCGCTGCTCATCCGTGAGTGTCAGGCCGGCAGGCATGTGCTCTCCCCAGACGCGCCACAGCAGCAGGGCTCCAGCGGAATCCATGGCCTCTGTTTCGCGCAGGTCCCAGCGGCTCAGCCTGCCCAGCCCGCGCAGCGTTGTCCGTAAATGGCTGAACTCGGTGCCGATGGCCAGCAAGGTCCAGGAACCCCGCAAGGTGATGCGCTGCTCGCCCTGCGCCCGATCTGGATCGATCTGCCAGACGGGCTTGCGGGTAGCTGCAATGTCGTTTTCGTTCTGCATGCCCGAATGCTAGCATGGCCCGCTGAGTTTGTAGTATCCCCCCGGATCGACGCGCCCCGGTCCGGTCAGCCAGGGCGGGCCTCCAGCGTTTCTGAATTACTGCATACTGATCGGGAGCCATTCATGCGCATCGTCAATCGTATTTTCCTCGTCTCCCTGCTGGCCCTGCTCGGCGCTTGCGCCAGCCTGTCCGGGCTGGAGGAACCACGCGTCAGTCTGGCGGATCTGCAGTTGAAGGACGCCAATTTGTTTTCCCAGACATTCCTGGTGGGCCTGCGGGTGGAAAATCCCAATCCATTCGGCGTGAAGCTCAATGCCGCGGAGGTGAACATCGATCTGGACGGTCAGCATTTTGCGCGTGGTCTGAGCAATCAGGGCGTCGATCTGCCGGGTTATGGCACGAGTCTGGTCATGGTCGATGTCAGCACCAGCATGCTGGGTTTGGCACAGCAGCTTTTGAACCTGCCCGCACGCCAGCGCCTGCCTTATGAAATCAGCGGCACCCTGCACCTGAGCCGTGGGGCGGGTCTTGCCATCCCCTTCCGTCAGAAGGGTGAACTGGACTGGAACATGCTTGGCGCAAGCGGCGCCCGACCGGCGCAGCAGCCCTGATGTTCCTGGCGCCGGTCGGCATCCGGAGCGGTCCTTCCCCCGGAGGGGCTTGCAATGGGGGATGCGAGAGGCATAGACTTTGCCCTGACCGGACGGTCAGTAAGTGTCTATTCATCTGGAGCGGACATGCGGGCCAGGCGCTGGATCAAATTGGGGTTGGCGGCAATCGTGTCTTTGATTGCCGCCGGATACTTTTATCACTACACCCGGGAGCAGACGCGTCATCCCGCCACTGATGACGCCTATGTCGGGGCAGATGTCACGCGCATCGCCCCGCGTGTCGGTGGCCCGGTGCTCAGGCTGGCGGTCCAGGAAAACCAGCGGGTTCGCCGTGGCCAGTTGCTCTTCAGCATCGATCCGGCGCCCTACCAGCTTGCCGTGGAGCAGGCCGAGGCGGCCCTGAACACCACCCGCCAGAGCTACAGTGAGGCGGAGGCGGCCCTGCAGGCGGCCGAGGCGCAATTGGCCCAGAGCCGGGTGCAGGCTGCCAACGCGGCGCGCAATGCCGCGCGCGTGCATCAACTGGCCTTGCAGCAATATCTGTCACGCGCCCAGGACGATGATGCCCGGACTGCCGCGCGGGCTGCCGCGGTGGCGGTGCGCACGGCAGCCGCACGGGTGGCGCAGGCCCGACAGGCTCTGGCGGGAACCGGTCCAGAAGCGCAGCAACGCCAGCGTGAGGCGGCACTCAAGCAGGCGCGCCTCGACCTTGGCTACACCAGGGTGTATGCCCCTACGGATGGTGTCATTGCCGGGCTGACGCTGCGGCCAGGGGCCGTGGTGAGTGCTGCCCAGCCGGTCTTTGCCATCGTCAATGACCACGATGTCTGGGTGGACGCCAACTACAAGGAAACGGCCATCCACCGCATTCGCCCGGGGCAGGTCGCCGACATTCACTTGGACATCTATCCGGACCGGGACTTCCGCGGGGTGGTGGAAAGCCTCAGTGGCGGCAGTGGCGCGGCCTTTTCGCTGCTGCCACCTGAAAATGCCACTGGCAACTGGGTGAAGGTGGTGCAACGCGTGCCGGTGCGCGTCCATCTGGTCAATCCGGATTCGCACCTGCCCCTGCCCATCGGCACCAGCGCCAGCGTCAGCATCGATACCGGACCGCTGGCCAGACCCTGGTTCTGGCCCTGGCCATGAGCACGGCGGCTGCCCCGGCTGCGGCTCAACTGCCGCAGGGCAGCGAGCGCATCCTGATCAGCATCGCGGTGATGCTGGCCACGGTGATGCAGGTGCTCGACATGACTATCGTGAATGTCGCGCTGCCGCACATGATGGGTTCCCTGAGCGCGAGTGCCGACCAGATCACCTGGGTATTGACCAGCTATCTGGTGGCCGCCGCCATCTTCACGCCCCTGACCGGTTATTTAACCAATCGGCTGGGGCAGAAGCGTTTCCTGCTGATCAGCATCACCGGTTTCATCAGTGCCAGCGTGCTCTGCGGGCTGGCTCAGAATCTCACTGAAATCGTGCTGTTTCGACTGCTCCAGGGCATTTTCGGCGCGCCCCTGGTGCCGCTGTCGCAGTCGATCATGTCCAATACCTTTCCGCCAGAGCAGCGTGGGCGCGCCATGGCCTTCTGGGGCATGGGCGTGATGGCCGGGCCGATCATGGGGCCGACCCTGGGCGGTTATCTGACCGAAGCCATCAACTGGCGCTGGGTCTTTCTCATCAATCTGCCGGTGGGGCTGCTGTCCTTGTTCATGGTGCTGCGCTACATCCGGGACACGCCCCGGCGCACGGTGCCCACCGACTGGACCGGGCTCGGGCTGATGGCGCTTGGCATCGGCGCCATGCAGATCGTGCTCGACCGCGGCAATCAGGAAGACTGGTTCAGCTCGTACTTCATCCTGTCGATGGCGCTGCTCAGCGGCCTGTCGCTGGTCACCTTTGTGCTGCGGGGCTGGAACAATCCCCATAACATCGTCAACCTCAAGCTCTTCAAGGACCGCAATTTCGCCACTGCCACTGTGATGATGGGCGTGTTCGGTCTTGGCCTGTTCGGCACGGTGGCGCTCCAGCCGCTGCTCTTGCAGGAATTGCTCGGCTATCCGGTGTTGACCAGCGGTCTGGTGATCGCGCCGCGCGGGATTGCCACCATGTTCAGCATGCTGGTGGTTTCGCGCCTGATCGTGCGCTTCGACCCGCGCATCATCATCGGCACGGGCATGATCATCGCCGGCCTTGGTACCTATTACATGACCTACTACAGTCTGGATATCGATATCTGGTGGGTGGTCTGGCCCGGGTTGCTACAGGGACTTGGGCTTGGCTTCATCTTCGTGCCGCTGTCCGCCATGGCCCTGGAAACCATCCCGCGGCAGGCCGCTGCCGAGGCCGCCGGCCTTTTCAGCCTGTTTCGCACCGTGGGCAGCGCGGTGGGAATCTCCGTGGCCACCACCGTGCTGTCACGCCAGAACCAGGTGACCTGGAACGAGATCGGGGCCCATGTGCAGCCCTTTAATCCGGCCCTGGCAGCCTGGCTGGATCATATGCACATGAGCCTGGAGGACCCGCAGACCCTGGCGCTGCTGGGCCAGCAGGTCGCGGCGCAGGCACGGATGCTGGCCTTCGTGGACGTGTTCTGGATGATTGCCCTGAGCTTCGTGGTCATGCTGCCCTTTCTGCTGGTCATGCGCCGGCCTGCGCATCAGCAGCGGGGGCGCGTTGAAGCGCCGGTCATGGAATAGGATCCTACTACAGGCCGATCCCGACGCCCACGCCAAAGTGAAAGGGCGAGCCGCGATAGCTGCTTTCGGTTTCCCTGGGCCAGAGATGCAGTTGCTGCGCCTGCACGACCGGATAGCGATAGCTGGCCTCGCCAATGCTTGCCTGGCGTACGCCACTGATGCTGCCGACCACGCTCACCTGGCGCCCCGGAGCATAGTCGGCCGTTTCGAGATAGCCATTTTGCTGGATGATGAAGCGCCCCAGCGAGGCTTTGCCCGTTTCCGGTTGCGTGGTCCGGGCATCGAGCGGGTAGGCCAGGATCGTCAGTTCGGTCATCCCGGCGAGATTCTGGCTGCTGATGATCTGTCCTCCCCAGACCACGCGCTTGCCCTGCTGTGCCTGCGGATTCGACAGTACCTGGGCCGGCGTGACATTCCGGTCCGCGCCTTCCAGGCTGGCGCCCTTGAAAGGTGCCGAGGCGCAGGCGCCGAGTGCCAATGACAAGGCGAGCAGTGCGATGGATGCCGCCCGTTGGGAAAGGGCTGTATTTTTCATGTTGGTCACCAGTAGTAGGGCCAGGGACGATAAGGCCAGGGACCCCAGAAGGGATCATAGAAAGGGTCATGATAGGGATAGCCGTAGTCCGGTTCCAGCCGTTTCGGCCAGAGATGGACGTGATCCGCGGCAATCCGGGGGAATGTGTAGGGGAATTCGCCAATCCTGCGCGTTTCCGGGGCCTGCAGGGTGCCGGTGACCGTGACCTCCCGGCCCTTGGCGTAGACCGCCGGATCCAGAAAGCCCGGTGTGCAGGCAATGAAGCGTCCCTGGCTCTGATCCGTTTCCTCTGGCCGGCTGGTTTCATCCAGCGGGCGGCTGACGATCTCAAGGCAGGTGTCTGCCTGGCGCGGATGGGTGTTTTCGATGCTGCCGCCCCAGCGCACCCGTTGTCCGA from Thermithiobacillus plumbiphilus encodes the following:
- a CDS encoding lytic transglycosylase domain-containing protein, with protein sequence MKNRHLFTSALSFAALLCCTTIQPAQADIYTYTDEDGVLHISNVRQNGQYKLYLRTPKTHPQPGVKSPSGGYRLPSLARRAQYEQMIEDASRTYQVDKALVHAVISAESGYNANAISPKGARGLMQLMPATAARYGAMNLMDPWENIQAGTRYLKDLLRMFNNDMRLAVAAYNAGEGAVQKYGKVPPYAETVHYVPKVLNFYERYRASM
- a CDS encoding ClpXP protease specificity-enhancing factor, translating into MLPPSAKPYLLRAIYEWCLEENHTPHLVASVAYPGIQIPTGYSQEGRITLNIAPRATHGLVMTNDWISFMARFGGRPMKVEVPVAAVAAIFAAETQEGLVFDLTPPTDTPPPASEDEAGTPPPRRPGLRVVK
- a CDS encoding sigma-70 family RNA polymerase sigma factor translates to MDSMLLSDYANDSFHDFPLSYTGHSAEPEAKQEEEEKDHTRIPASYLSGKRTTFLSWEEEQSLVARAREGDEEARKQLVESHLPLVIGIARGYSNKGLPINDLIQEGNIGLIRGVDRFCPDMGTRLSSYATFWIREGMQRSLIRSRIIRLPDYLAKSLHARKQAEERREQEARATSTSTSTSTSTSPKQDALDAAADIQVFSLDAPQGENNEHSFLDNLVADTLAPEGALDEERVRKTIRKCLKDLSSKQREVIVLRFGLLSGEPMTLEEVATEVGTSREAVRQLQVRALRCLRQSLETAGWAGIEG
- a CDS encoding ABC-type transport auxiliary lipoprotein family protein; translated protein: MRYPLLTALLATTCLIQGCTSIRPPAEATMVREYSLSGLQPSARPTGQKRFPVVLLVSTAEAPSWFQNPSLYYRLAYRDGRVLQPYARSRWVGPAAELLTQRLHAYLAASGLFKAVLGPEDGARVDYALRVTLEDFSQVFQSPDTSFGHVRARLTLVELASQRVVAQQVFEQEVQAPSADARGGVIALDQASAILVEAVNGWLADLGPEQLRPQPGPDQT
- a CDS encoding MlaD family protein translates to MENRAHALIAGVFILLLGIILALAAYWISQRGPQRVPYDILTPYAVTGLSVQAPVKYRGVQIGIVDEIGFASRRPGLIRIRIAVDPDAPITTKTFAQLNFQGVTGLSYVELAESGPGGKLLATNGNTPAEIPMRQSFLAEFGSLGQTLLVRLNQLVDKMNQLGGPENQAHINNILANIETITQDVSDMQAALNPSLQELPQLIDSSERTVSETRQLVQDMRALTRSAQAQVEQIGEASQSFSSLGQTGKQIGQHISNTTLPELHTLMNSLTRTSESLDRFVNDLQQRPQSLIFGRRPAAPGPGENGFVPPAPKEATP
- a CDS encoding ABC transporter ATP-binding protein, with translation MSSSPVAVKVRGLWTCFGKRVIHQDLDLTVQRGEILGIVGGSGSGKTTFLRELLGLMQPARGEICILGEQLGSPGAGSQRCLGRRWGVLFQQGALFSAFTVFENVAFPLREIKALDETSIRDLVMLKLGLVGLQPSDACKMPSELSGGMIKRVALARALVMEAELLFLDEPTSGLDPVAANDFDQLIMDLKNALGLTVVMITHDLDSLATACDRVAVLADKHFLAVDTLDAVARVKHPFIREFFHGKRGDRVLNCLAHPHQQKDS
- a CDS encoding ABC transporter permease, with amino-acid sequence MQNENDIAATRKPVWQIDPDRAQGEQRITLRGSWTLLAIGTEFSHLRTTLRGLGRLSRWDLRETEAMDSAGALLLWRVWGEHMPAGLTLTDEQRTLFERLEALPKVSPFPARQASWRTPLENVGMHGLRLGRLILEALTFLGEIVLTLLDLLRHPSRIPWRESSATLYKSGPQALGIIGLVGLSIGVVISYQSALTLAAYGANVFIVNLLGLSILRELGPMMAAVIIAGRSGSAFTAQLGVMRVTQEIDALQTFGVSPLRRLVIPKVVALAIALPLLVLWADIIALLGGMVVSKTQLGISYNAFLSLFPNAVPTINLWIGVGKGMLFGIIIALVSSFYGLRVKPNTESLSRETTNAVVTAITLVILIDAVLAYLLADVGLS
- a CDS encoding LEA type 2 family protein — encoded protein: MRIVNRIFLVSLLALLGACASLSGLEEPRVSLADLQLKDANLFSQTFLVGLRVENPNPFGVKLNAAEVNIDLDGQHFARGLSNQGVDLPGYGTSLVMVDVSTSMLGLAQQLLNLPARQRLPYEISGTLHLSRGAGLAIPFRQKGELDWNMLGASGARPAQQP
- a CDS encoding HlyD family secretion protein; translation: MRARRWIKLGLAAIVSLIAAGYFYHYTREQTRHPATDDAYVGADVTRIAPRVGGPVLRLAVQENQRVRRGQLLFSIDPAPYQLAVEQAEAALNTTRQSYSEAEAALQAAEAQLAQSRVQAANAARNAARVHQLALQQYLSRAQDDDARTAARAAAVAVRTAAARVAQARQALAGTGPEAQQRQREAALKQARLDLGYTRVYAPTDGVIAGLTLRPGAVVSAAQPVFAIVNDHDVWVDANYKETAIHRIRPGQVADIHLDIYPDRDFRGVVESLSGGSGAAFSLLPPENATGNWVKVVQRVPVRVHLVNPDSHLPLPIGTSASVSIDTGPLARPWFWPWP
- a CDS encoding DHA2 family efflux MFS transporter permease subunit, encoding MSTAAAPAAAQLPQGSERILISIAVMLATVMQVLDMTIVNVALPHMMGSLSASADQITWVLTSYLVAAAIFTPLTGYLTNRLGQKRFLLISITGFISASVLCGLAQNLTEIVLFRLLQGIFGAPLVPLSQSIMSNTFPPEQRGRAMAFWGMGVMAGPIMGPTLGGYLTEAINWRWVFLINLPVGLLSLFMVLRYIRDTPRRTVPTDWTGLGLMALGIGAMQIVLDRGNQEDWFSSYFILSMALLSGLSLVTFVLRGWNNPHNIVNLKLFKDRNFATATVMMGVFGLGLFGTVALQPLLLQELLGYPVLTSGLVIAPRGIATMFSMLVVSRLIVRFDPRIIIGTGMIIAGLGTYYMTYYSLDIDIWWVVWPGLLQGLGLGFIFVPLSAMALETIPRQAAAEAAGLFSLFRTVGSAVGISVATTVLSRQNQVTWNEIGAHVQPFNPALAAWLDHMHMSLEDPQTLALLGQQVAAQARMLAFVDVFWMIALSFVVMLPFLLVMRRPAHQQRGRVEAPVME
- a CDS encoding Slp/YeaY family lipoprotein; its protein translation is MKNTALSQRAASIALLALSLALGACASAPFKGASLEGADRNVTPAQVLSNPQAQQGKRVVWGGQIISSQNLAGMTELTILAYPLDARTTQPETGKASLGRFIIQQNGYLETADYAPGRQVSVVGSISGVRQASIGEASYRYPVVQAQQLHLWPRETESSYRGSPFHFGVGVGIGL
- a CDS encoding Slp family lipoprotein, with the protein product MRRHYLLLAVSVLLGACATTPAPLKSGNFAEVSLQAAQSGQGIGQRVRWGGSIENTHPRQADTCLEIVSRPLDETSRPEETDQSQGRFIACTPGFLDPAVYAKGREVTVTGTLQAPETRRIGEFPYTFPRIAADHVHLWPKRLEPDYGYPYHDPFYDPFWGPWPYRPWPYYW